In the Syntrophus aciditrophicus SB genome, AGGTTCGAAAATGAGCGGTGATAAAGTGACAGCCACAGGTGGAACGGGTACGCGCGATGCTGCAATCCGAAATGCTGAAACTCGGCAGAGAAAGTTTGATGAACAAAAGCTTCGGAAAGCTTGTGCTGATTTTGAATCACTTTTCGTTTATCAACTATTCCGAACGATGAGAAAAACGATTCCTGCCGGAGATCCTACTCTGCGATCGTTCGGTAAAGATACCTATACAATGATGTTCGATCAGAAAATCGCCGAAGAATTGTCCGGAAAAGGAAAGGGGCTTGGCTTAAAGGCTCTTCTGTATGAGCAACTGAAGAACCCCGTCAAATGATGAGTAACGATTGCGTCCATAAGGTATAAGATGTTTTCCTGAGGGAAAGTGTATTATTTTCACTGTAAAGGCAGAGATAACGGAAACCAGTTAAAGTTTTTTTGAAATTTGCCGATAATCAATGTAACCGAAGAAATTAAAGGAAACATATCTCATGAATATAAATAACACCAAAGGAATTTCGGCAAAGCAGATTCAACAGTATGAAAAAAATGAGTCTCTCATGATGGGTAAGATGACGCAGGATAATCGATCAGCCATTTCGATTCCTCAGGAAAAGGTTGAACTTTCCGATGCCGTGAAAGAAATCCAGCAAATAAAAAACACTGTCGACAATATTCCTGACGTTCGGGACGATAAAGTTACCGCATTAAAGAACCAAATCGATAATAACACTTATAATGTGAATGCAGAAGAAGTTGCGGAAAAAATGGTTGCAGAATTCTTCCTGGATATTTTGGGGTGACAGATATCCTGCTTTTGTCTTATTGCCCTATAGCGATCAGAAACTATACACTTTAGGACTCATCTTGAAAACTGAAGACAAATCTTCCTTTTCAGAATATTCAACCAGAGAATTTCGTTTTCTGGTTGAATACTTATTGAATAATTTGCATAAAGAAATGCATGTTTACGGAGAGTTGTTTGAACTAATCAAAAAGGAAAGGGAAATTATAAGAAAGCCCTCCATTGAAGCTTTGAATAACAGTAATACCCAAAAAAAGACTTGTTTATTTAAAGCAGCGATTTTACGGCGAAACAGAGAGGAAACGATAAAGAAATTCAAGAAAATATTATCTTTTGATAGCCGAAATGAACTCACCCTTTCACAGATTGCCAGCTATGCTGAAAAGAATTTTAAACATCAATTGCTGGGCAGTTGCGAAAAGCTTAGTTCCTTGATTCATTCCATAAAGAATTACAATGAGATGAATAAAAATCTCCTGCAGGATTCTATTTCATGCACGAGATCAACTATATCGTTCATTCAGCAACTTATATACTCTTCCATTAATTATATGCCATCGGGTGAATTGAACAGGACATTGCCGAACGGGAGATTATTAAACAAGAAAGGGTAGGATGATGTCTATTATTGGAATTCTGGATACAACTAAACTTGCATTGTCAAGTTTTCAGGCGGCGATTGATATTACCGGTTCCAACATCTCGAATGTCAACACGCCCGGTTATTCACGGCAACGACCAGTGTTCAGTTCAGTGGGTTCAATTGATGTGAGAGCTGCAAAAATCAAGGTCGGTGTCGAAGTCAGTGATGTGGAAAGAATCTATAATAATTTTTTACGTGATCAGATTAACGAACGGTCCTCTGTCACTGGTTATTATGAAGCGCTTTCCACAAGTCTTGAAAGTGTGGAGATCATCTTTGATGAAACCAGCGGCAGCGGCATCAATGGTTTGTTGAATCAATTCTGGAATGCTTGGTCTGATGTTTCAAACAATCCTGAAGGACAGGTGGAAAGAGATGCTTTGATTTCATCTGCTGAAAGTCTTTGTGCATCAATCAATGATTATGGCAATGCTCTGGAATCTGTCAGGGAAGATGCGGAAAACAATATCCAGGAGACAGTCGTCGAGATCAATAATCTCATTTCCAGTATCGCAGATGTCAATCGAAAAATCCGGGAGGCAGGTTCGGAACAGGGGAACAGCAATATTCTTCAGGATAAGCGGGATGAATATTTGAAGGAACTGTGTTCGACAATTAATGCCAATTATTTTATCGATTCGTCAGGCGCTTTGAATGTTTTTTTACCAAACGGCGAGCCTCTGGTTGAAAAAGAATTCAGTTGGCAGCTTCGACTGTCTTCGGAAACAAGCGAAACAAACCCACCTTATCATCACATTACCAAAGTCGGTTCAAGCGACAGCCTCGATGAGGTCATAACCGGAGGGAAAATCGGTGCATTGCTGGATGTCAGGGATATGATTGTGAAGAATTATCAGGATAATCTGGATTCATTTGCTGCCGGTCTGGTGACTCAGATCAACGATCAACATCATCAGGGTTATGACCAGTATAAAAATATAGGCAGTGATTTTTTCGATCCCACAGCTACTGATTCCAAATCAATGAGAGTGAATTCCGAGTTGGCCGCAGATTTGAAGAAAATAGCCGCTTCATCTTCCATCCTTGGTGATGGGGCAAACGCGGTGCAAATCTCCGCCTTGAAGGATAACGAGGCGGCCATGAATGGAATATTTACCTTTAATAACTATGTGGCTTCACTTATTGGAAAAATTGGGCAGGATGTCGCCGATGCAAAAACAAATGTGGAACATCAAAATATTGTGATGAGTCAACTGGACCGTCAGAGAGAGGGCATTTCCGGCGTATCGATCGACGAAGAAATGATGAAACTGATTCAATACCAGATGGGTTACAATGCAGCCGGACGGCTCTGTTCCATTATAAATGAGATGCTGGATACGTTAATCAATCTGGGAAGATAAATTGAAGATTATAATTACTTGAGCTGATAGTTGATGAAGAGGTGTGCTTATGGTTGTGCGGGTCACAGAAAACATGAAATATAATTCCATAATTGGAAATATCTTTACTGTTCAGAATGGATATAACTGTATTATGGAAAAAATGTCTTCACAAAAGTCGATTAACAGAACATCGGATAATCCTATGGGTATGACTCGCATTTTTGATTTTCGGAAAACAAAGTCTTTTATAGAGCAATACAATCGAAATATCGATTCTGCAGATGCGTGGCTTTCATCGTCGGAATCCAAACTTTCCGCGGCTGGCGACCTGATATCCAAAGCAAGAGAAATAGCCGTGCGTGAGGCATCTTCCACCGCCACCGAAACCAGCAGAAAACTATCAGCAGAAAACATTCAATCCCTTATTGATGAAATGCTTAGCCTTGCCAATTCAACCCTGAATGGGAGGTATCTCTTTTCCGGTTCTGCGACGGATACGCCTCCTTTTTCAGCTTCCGAATTGCCGGCAAGGATTGAAGCCGCCGGGGGGGCGGAAGGAAATGAATTCCAGGGCACTGTTGAGTCTCAGGGGCACTTTACAGGGACATCGAACAAGACATTTGCTGTCAGGATTGACGAAGGTGGTCCTCTGGCTGAAGTTGAATACAGCATTTCTCTGGATGGCGGGAAATCATGGTGTGCCGGTAAAGACGATCTGAGTGCTGGAACCGTCGAACTGGGTGACGGTGTTCAGATGGCGTTTGATGATGATGGGGGGGCCAAGCCTTTGTCGAACGGAGACCTGTTTTATGTCAAATCCTATGCCGCTGGTTATTACTGTGGAAATAACGAAAAGTTGTCTGTCGATGTTCAAAGGGATTCACCGGTAACATACAACTTGACCGGTCAGGAAGTGTTTACTGGAGTGGGCAGCGATGGAGTTGATATTTTCAAGTGCCTTGCCGATTTGAAGAAAGCCATGCAGAACAGTGATCAGCAGAGCATACAGGCTCAAATCGGAAATCTTGAAAAAGCTCAGAATCAGATTACGTTAAATGTGTCGAAATGCGGTACCC is a window encoding:
- a CDS encoding flagellar protein FlgN, which codes for MQNSSWIFWGDRYPAFVLLPYSDQKLYTLGLILKTEDKSSFSEYSTREFRFLVEYLLNNLHKEMHVYGELFELIKKEREIIRKPSIEALNNSNTQKKTCLFKAAILRRNREETIKKFKKILSFDSRNELTLSQIASYAEKNFKHQLLGSCEKLSSLIHSIKNYNEMNKNLLQDSISCTRSTISFIQQLIYSSINYMPSGELNRTLPNGRLLNKKG
- a CDS encoding rod-binding protein, which encodes MSGDKVTATGGTGTRDAAIRNAETRQRKFDEQKLRKACADFESLFVYQLFRTMRKTIPAGDPTLRSFGKDTYTMMFDQKIAEELSGKGKGLGLKALLYEQLKNPVK
- the flgK gene encoding flagellar hook-associated protein FlgK; this translates as MMSIIGILDTTKLALSSFQAAIDITGSNISNVNTPGYSRQRPVFSSVGSIDVRAAKIKVGVEVSDVERIYNNFLRDQINERSSVTGYYEALSTSLESVEIIFDETSGSGINGLLNQFWNAWSDVSNNPEGQVERDALISSAESLCASINDYGNALESVREDAENNIQETVVEINNLISSIADVNRKIREAGSEQGNSNILQDKRDEYLKELCSTINANYFIDSSGALNVFLPNGEPLVEKEFSWQLRLSSETSETNPPYHHITKVGSSDSLDEVITGGKIGALLDVRDMIVKNYQDNLDSFAAGLVTQINDQHHQGYDQYKNIGSDFFDPTATDSKSMRVNSELAADLKKIAASSSILGDGANAVQISALKDNEAAMNGIFTFNNYVASLIGKIGQDVADAKTNVEHQNIVMSQLDRQREGISGVSIDEEMMKLIQYQMGYNAAGRLCSIINEMLDTLINLGR
- the flgM gene encoding flagellar biosynthesis anti-sigma factor FlgM encodes the protein MNINNTKGISAKQIQQYEKNESLMMGKMTQDNRSAISIPQEKVELSDAVKEIQQIKNTVDNIPDVRDDKVTALKNQIDNNTYNVNAEEVAEKMVAEFFLDILG
- the flgL gene encoding flagellar hook-associated protein FlgL → MVVRVTENMKYNSIIGNIFTVQNGYNCIMEKMSSQKSINRTSDNPMGMTRIFDFRKTKSFIEQYNRNIDSADAWLSSSESKLSAAGDLISKAREIAVREASSTATETSRKLSAENIQSLIDEMLSLANSTLNGRYLFSGSATDTPPFSASELPARIEAAGGAEGNEFQGTVESQGHFTGTSNKTFAVRIDEGGPLAEVEYSISLDGGKSWCAGKDDLSAGTVELGDGVQMAFDDDGGAKPLSNGDLFYVKSYAAGYYCGNNEKLSVDVQRDSPVTYNLTGQEVFTGVGSDGVDIFKCLADLKKAMQNSDQQSIQAQIGNLEKAQNQITLNVSKCGTRQNRLEIAESNLADLELKVTELMSNIEDADLTQLVTQFTMKEVSLKACYAIASEIGNTSVLDFLK